The Methanocella arvoryzae MRE50 genome includes a region encoding these proteins:
- a CDS encoding flavodoxin family protein — protein MKVTGIIGSPRGKNSSTLRLMEAAIEGACQEGADTEIIDATRLRIGFCKGCGACYRRGRCEQDDDFSYVMEKMLKADGLILGSPSYMDGVTGQMKTLMDRMSDAIHCQQFSGKHGMAVCTTGSSGAELVADYMNKFLVSCGATVVGKAVAAIGQHPGSINDAVEQAYLLGKDLVIAIRERRTYPEQEAVHRRNREVFGESIKANKEKWAHDYLYWVQKGWV, from the coding sequence ATGAAGGTCACCGGCATCATCGGCAGCCCACGGGGCAAGAACAGCTCGACGCTGCGGCTCATGGAAGCCGCCATCGAAGGAGCCTGTCAGGAGGGGGCGGATACCGAGATCATCGATGCCACCCGGCTGCGGATCGGCTTTTGCAAGGGCTGCGGCGCCTGCTACCGCCGGGGCAGGTGCGAGCAGGACGACGATTTTTCCTACGTGATGGAGAAGATGCTCAAGGCAGACGGCCTCATCCTGGGCAGCCCGTCGTACATGGACGGCGTCACCGGCCAGATGAAGACGCTGATGGACCGCATGAGCGATGCCATCCACTGCCAGCAGTTCAGCGGCAAGCACGGCATGGCGGTGTGCACCACGGGCAGCAGCGGCGCTGAACTGGTCGCAGACTACATGAACAAGTTCCTGGTCAGCTGCGGAGCCACCGTCGTAGGCAAAGCCGTAGCCGCCATAGGCCAGCACCCCGGCTCGATCAACGATGCCGTCGAACAAGCATACCTCCTGGGCAAAGACCTGGTAATAGCGATCCGGGAGCGGCGTACCTACCCCGAGCAGGAGGCTGTCCACAGGAGGAACCGGGAAGTGTTCGGAGAGTCGATCAAGGCCAACAAGGAAAAGTGGGCCCACGACTACCTGTACTGGGTACAGAAAGGATGGGTTTAG
- a CDS encoding PIG-L deacetylase family protein, whose translation MAKLTVLAIGAHADPFDMPYQCGGTLAKLAKAGNRVICVSSCEENQEEATRVATVLGCETMFLDLEEGEIQNDTETVHKIVELIRSTRPDIVITHQPTDYNPDHRALSQAVLGACLLARVGEVKTRHEPYKVPCLYYSETSSGVNSTADIYVDIGSTFETKIKALKEHKSLYEKEGVEHLGSIEHLIEREEATARYRGMQVEIEYAEAFSRAVNYRVMRAFSTLPFPDVEVHNE comes from the coding sequence ATGGCAAAGCTTACTGTATTAGCGATCGGTGCCCACGCCGATCCTTTTGATATGCCGTACCAGTGCGGCGGCACGCTGGCAAAGCTCGCCAAAGCAGGAAACAGAGTAATATGCGTGTCTTCCTGCGAAGAGAACCAGGAAGAGGCAACCCGGGTAGCCACAGTCCTGGGCTGCGAAACCATGTTCCTCGACCTCGAGGAGGGCGAGATCCAGAACGACACCGAGACCGTACACAAGATCGTCGAGCTTATCCGGTCGACAAGGCCCGACATAGTGATCACCCACCAGCCCACCGACTACAACCCGGACCACCGGGCCCTGTCCCAGGCAGTCCTGGGCGCCTGCCTGCTCGCGAGGGTGGGAGAGGTCAAGACCAGGCATGAGCCCTACAAGGTGCCCTGCCTGTACTACTCCGAGACCTCAAGCGGGGTAAACTCCACTGCAGACATCTACGTCGACATCGGGAGCACCTTCGAGACCAAGATCAAGGCGCTGAAAGAACACAAGAGCCTGTACGAGAAAGAGGGCGTCGAACACCTCGGCAGCATAGAGCACCTCATCGAGCGGGAGGAAGCCACCGCGAGGTACAGGGGCATGCAGGTCGAGATCGAGTACGCAGAGGCCTTCTCCCGGGCGGTCAACTACCGGGTCATGCGCGCGTTCAGCACGCTGCCCTTCCCGGATGTGGAAGTCCATAACGAGTAA
- a CDS encoding GAF domain-containing protein, giving the protein MKYDVETREGITREKGAAKPGERAGQTGCEDRVRFLEGILGNTDDGIIALDHSGTVSYMNPAASRMFGFSSPDEGIKMMRDPAVFEARYSDGRAVPASDVPLARAGRGMDYRDEELIMKRRDTGREFTGSYSSHPVRDESGRLLSSVVTVRDLSGRTGATTRGVTNLPAMLSTIAASIPRVVMANRCDIVLYDEKDRSFTPVEAMWPERETEKGTRREDRMTCISAEDEQLFTRRVMETKKPLIVEDTKENPLCTANRHMIERLGIKSVVVLPLMDREHFLGSMILDSNLSARDFSDQSMDTLNLIARTVSAMIAEAKEREGKPAATAHR; this is encoded by the coding sequence ATGAAATACGACGTAGAAACAAGAGAGGGCATTACTCGCGAAAAGGGTGCTGCGAAGCCGGGAGAAAGGGCGGGCCAAACGGGATGCGAGGACCGGGTGCGATTCCTGGAGGGCATACTGGGCAATACCGACGACGGAATCATCGCCCTCGATCACTCAGGAACCGTATCTTACATGAACCCGGCCGCATCCAGGATGTTCGGCTTCAGCTCACCCGACGAGGGCATCAAAATGATGAGGGACCCGGCGGTCTTCGAAGCCCGGTACTCTGACGGGCGGGCAGTGCCTGCCAGCGACGTCCCCCTCGCCCGGGCGGGCAGAGGCATGGATTACCGGGACGAAGAGCTGATCATGAAGCGCAGAGATACCGGCAGGGAGTTCACAGGCTCCTACTCCAGCCATCCCGTCCGGGATGAAAGCGGCAGGCTGCTCTCCAGTGTGGTGACAGTCCGCGACCTCTCGGGAAGGACGGGAGCGACCACACGGGGAGTCACAAATCTGCCGGCGATGCTGAGCACCATCGCTGCCAGCATCCCCCGGGTCGTCATGGCCAACCGGTGCGACATAGTCCTGTACGACGAAAAGGACCGCTCCTTCACTCCTGTCGAGGCGATGTGGCCGGAACGGGAAACGGAAAAAGGGACAAGGCGCGAAGACCGCATGACCTGCATCTCAGCGGAAGACGAGCAGTTGTTCACCCGGAGGGTGATGGAGACGAAGAAGCCCCTGATAGTAGAGGACACCAAGGAAAATCCTCTGTGCACAGCAAACCGGCACATGATCGAGCGGCTGGGCATCAAGTCCGTGGTAGTCCTGCCTCTCATGGACCGGGAACACTTCCTCGGCTCGATGATCCTCGACTCTAACCTGAGCGCCAGAGACTTCTCCGACCAGAGCATGGATACTCTCAACCTGATCGCGAGGACCGTATCCGCGATGATCGCCGAGGCTAAGGAACGGGAGGGGAAACCCGCCGCAACAGCCCACAGATAA